The following coding sequences lie in one Kwoniella dendrophila CBS 6074 chromosome 10, complete sequence genomic window:
- a CDS encoding RuvB-like helicase 2: MAANISLQSSSIRDVTKMERIGAHSHIHGLGLDSNLEPRANSQGMIGQGKARKAAGVILKMVQEGRIAGRAILMAGPPSTGKTALAMGMAQSLGSDVPFVMLTASEVFSLEMSKTESLTQAFRRSIGVRIKEETELIEGEVVEIQVDRSITGATKTGRLTLKTTDMETVYDLGSKMIDQLQKEKVLAGDVVSIDKASGRISKLGRSFGRAKDYDAMGADTRFVACPDGELQTRKEVVHTVSLHEIDVINSRTQGFLALFAGDTGEIKPELRDQINTKVAEWREEDKAEIVPGVLFIDEVHMLDIECFSFLNRAMENELAPLVVMASNRGITRIRGTKYKSPHGIPADLLDRMLIIATKKYEEDEIKEIVKIRAEEEDVKLSEESLDLLSTMGIQTSLRYSLNLIAPSNLIAQRRKSNIVENQDVKLAYKYFCDVDRSATYAKETSGMMFGETEIDDQPLQNNGNIQSNGNGNGNGMQIDGQ, encoded by the exons ATG GCCGCCAACATATCACTTCAATCGTCTTCCATACGAGATGTTACGAAAATGGAACGAATCG GTGCACATTCCCATATCCATGGTCTTGGGTTAGATTCAAACTTGGAACCAAGAGCGAATTCACAAGGAATGATAGGTCAaggaaaagcaagaaaagctGCAGGtgtgattttgaaaatggTTCAAGAAGGTAGAATAGCAGGTAGAGCAATCTTAATGGCGGGTCCACCAAGTACAGGTAAAACCGCTTTAGCAATGG GTATGGCACAAAGTTTAGGTTCAGATGTACCATTCGTCATGTTGACTGCTTCAGAAGTATTCTCATTAGAA ATGTCAAAAACTGAATCATTGACACAAGCATTTCGAAGATCAATTGGAGTTAGAATAAAGGAAGAAACAGAATTgatagaaggtgaagttgttGAAATACAAGTTGATAGAAGTATAACAGGG GCAACAAAAACAGGTAGATTAACATTAAAAACGACAGATATGGAAACAGTCTATGATTTAGGTtcaaaaatgattgatcaactacaaaaagaaaaagttttAGCTGGTGATGTAGTTAGTATAGATAAAGCTTCGGGtagaatatcaaaattaggtAGAAGTTTCGGTAGAGCCAAGGATTATGATGCAATGGGAGCtgat ACTCGATTCGTCGCATGTCCAGATGGTGAATTACaaacaaggaaagaagttGTACATACAGTATCATTACATGAAATTGATGTAATAAATTCACGTACACAAggttttttagctttatttgcCGGTGATACAGGTGAAATCAAACCTGAATTAAGAGATCAAATTAATACAAAAGTTGCTGAATggagagaagaagataaagctgagATTGTACCTGGT gTATTATTTATAGATGAAGTACATATGTTAGATATAGAATGTTTTTCATTCTTAAATAGAGCAATGGAAAATGAATTAGCACCTTTAGTTGTAATGGCTTCAAATAGAGGTATAACAAGAATTAGAGGTACAAAATATAAATCACCTCATGGTATACCAgcagatttattagatagaATGTTAATTATTGCTACTAAgaaatatgaagaagatgaaattaaagaGATTGTTAAGATTAG agctgaagaagaagatgtaaaattatctgaagaatcATTAGATTTACTTTCAACAATGGGTATACAAACTTCATTAAGATATTCATTAAATTTAATtgcaccatcaaatttaattGCTCAACgtagaaaatcaaatatagttgaaaatcaagatgttaAATTAGCTTATAAATACTTTTGTGATGTTGATAGATCAGCTACATATGCTAAAGAAACTAGTGGTATGATGTTTggtgaaactgaaattgatgatcaacCTTTACAGAATAATGGAAATATACAgagtaatggtaatggtaatggcAATGGTATGCAGATTGATGGTCAGTAG